From Rana temporaria chromosome 5, aRanTem1.1, whole genome shotgun sequence:
CCTCCCTGCTCTTGGATCCAGTTCTGCAGATGTCTGTCCAGGTAGTCAGTCATCCATCCAACAATGGAGTCTACCAGAGGAGACATCTCTCGGTTGACACTTTCCACGCACATAACTCCTCCGAATTCGAAGAAAGCCACAATACGGCCCCAGTTTATCCCATCATGAAAAAGCTCCTCCACCACAGCAGCAAAGCGAAGACGAACTGTGGATGGGGTAAGATGGAGAAGCCCCGATATATGTCTGAAGTCCTGCTGGTACATACCGGAGAACTCATCTCCTGCACGCCTCAGTGTCTGAAATAATTCCCGGGGAAGGGGTTGTAAGGGGACGTATTCCTCATTATTATCATCTAGCGGTTGGTTGGCATCTTGGGGGGCATTTAAGTCCCTCTGGGAAAGATCTACTTCTGCTTGGGGTAAAGGGACAGAGGAAGCAGCAGATGTGGTACTTCTGTGAGCAGCAGGTGCATTGTCTAGGACTGGAGCATCACTTGGAGTTTCATCACTTGGAGTTTCATCATCTGAAGAGGAAGCAGCAGGCAAATTTGAAGCAGGTGGATGTCCAGTTGGACCTCCCGGGGTCACAGACACCTCTTCAACATTAAAAGAATTATTGTTAGCAGCAGCAGAAGCTTCTGAGAGTGCGACAGTTAAGTGTCGCCCTTCTTCCCACTCATAGCCCCTCTGTGACAGCTTATAATGGATGTATTTCACCACTATCTCCCGATGATCGTACCCTCCTCTCCTGGGATTAGCCATTTTTTAATTTCCAAGACCGGCTGGCAGGAATCTaacgatacaaaaaaaaaattgtaatagaaaaataaaataaggtcgCACCTCAACCAGATCTCAAAGCAAGGTCCACAACTGTTACACTTTAGTTGCGTGAGCGGTGTCACTCTGATGCCTTTTCATTCttcatccccccctcctcctcttccttccagtggAGTTCTGTAAATTTACAGTAATTTCCCCCCTAAAGGTGTTTTCATTATCATCGATCAAGGGACATTCCCTTCTTCACACTGAAATACAAAATACATTTGTTGAGTGGATTTTCCTTGTGTGTCATGCCCAACTTTAATAATGCAAATAATACAAgttgcagaataaaaaaagaaaaaaaaaagaagaaaaaaaaacatgacttaCTAATTAACTGCAGTAATGCAGTAAAAGCGAATAGTGTGTGCGCAGGGACGAATCCCATAAATATACCATGTCTCATTTGGTTACCCAGGCTAGGTGGTGTGTATACGGTATAAACTAGCTATTTATGCAAACACTACATAATGATCAATTATGTAATATACTCACTCGCTTCCCCAAATACGGTTCTGCTGTTGGACTTCCCTGATCATCTGAATCCATGAAAGAACTTCCACAAATACAGAGGTTAGATGATCTGAAAGGTTCAGGGGCCCCCGGATGCATCAGTAAAAGTGGCCAAATGTCACATAAGCATCTCTGGGAAAAACAAATGCTTCTGGGGCCACCCAGGTGACCCTGCGGTCGCAGCAAGGAcccaaatgcaattttttctCCTCCGATCCAAGCTCTTGCAGCAGCAGTGTGCTCACTCCCACTAATTCAATGCCTTGCAAAAGCCATACACATATGCTGCATAGCCAGGGCaacaagataataataataatataaaaaaaaaataaaaaaaacaacaaaaatcccTTTCAATGAATCCAGCACAGGCTGCAGCAAGAGCAGTGCAGTAATCTGCATTCAGCAAGCTCTGTGTGTAATTCAGTTTCTTTTTATTATGCTTCCTTCCTTCATCTTGCCTCCCTTACAGTACAGTGTGGAGGCGGGACACGGCTTACTCACTCTTCTCTCCTGTGTGTATGCGTACTGCATTCAgtctgtgtgtgtgagtgtgtgtatgtgtgtgtctgtgtgtgtgtgtctgtgctgGGCGGACTAAATTGATTTCCTTCTCTTTCAAGTGCAATGCGCATGGCAGTAGAGCTCCCTCTATTGGGGAATAGCCCAAACtgcagtttactttttttttttttagaagacaaatacTACGTGCAAATTGTTGGAGGTTCATTCATTAAAACTGACAGACTAAAAATGACGAAATGATGACCATGGGGCACAAAATACAATGAAATACGCTGCGTTCGCACATGTTAACCACTCGCCGACCAGGCTTTttactggcactttttgtttacaagtttaaatcagaattttttgttaaaaaatgacttataacccccaaacattatacgttttttctttagcagggaccctggggaataaaatagcgattgttgcaatttttttttgtcagtgatcACATCACATCTACTGTTGTTATAAGGCGATCTATTGTTACTGTCATCGATCTATTGTTgacaggggatctattgttcctgtcagagatctactgttgtcaggggatctattgttcccaACATGGAACTATTGTTGTTGTTAGGGGATCTATTGATCCTGCCAGGGATATACTGTTgttagggatctattgttgttgtcaggggaactagtgttcctgttagggatctattgGTGTTGCCACAGGAACTATTGTTCCTGGTAGGGATCTgctgttgtcagggatctattggtgttgtcacaggaactattgttcctgtcagggatctactgttgtcagggatctattgttgttgtcaggggatctattgttcctgtcagagatctactggtgttgtcaggggaactagtgttcctTTTAGGAATCTACTGTTGTTGTAAGTAGATCTATTCTTCATGTcatggatctattgttcctgtcagggttCTACtcttgtcagggatctattgttgtcagggaaactagtgttcctgttagggatatACTGTTGTTttaaggggatctatttttgtcaGGGGAACGAGTGATTTACtgcttaacctcttgccgaccggccaccgtaattttacggcggcaggtcggctcggctgcgcaaaatcacgtaatataacgtgattttgcattgcagccaccaggggcgcgtgcgcgccccctgctcgcccctggtgccgatgagAGTGcccagcgagaaccgggagctgtgtgtgtaaacacacagctcccggtcctttcagggggagaaatgactgatcgcatgttcatacaatgtatgaaaagcgatctgtcatttcccctagtcagtcccaccctcccttcagttagaacacaatgagggaacataattaaccccttcctcgcccctagtgttaaccccttccctgccagtgaattttttatagtaatcaatgcatttttatagcactgatcgcgataaaaatgccaatggtcccaaaaatgtgtcaaaagtgtccgaagtgtccgccataaggtcgcagtaccaataaaaaccgcagatcgccgccattacttgttaaacaaaaaagtattaataaaaatgctataaatctatcccctattttgtagacgctataaattttgcgcaaaccaattaataaaccctttttgcgatttttttttaaactgaggaaaaaaatagtttttttatagatttatttttgcgggatatttattatagcaaaaagtaaaaaatattaattttctttcaaaattgtcgctctatttttgtgtatagcgcaaaaaataaaattgtacctttacaacccctttaatgggaaCATCTGAAAATGTGCAACATAAGCATTTTATGAGCATTTTGTCGCTTGTTTTCTGCTCATACAGCAGCTCTCCACTCCTAATtttctccacctctccttcctatagtgcaggggtgtcaaactggtggccctccagctgttccgaaactacaagtcccatcatgcctctgcctgtaagagtcatgcttgtaactgttagccttgcaatgcctcatggggcttgtagttttgcaacagctggagggccgccagtttgacacccctgctatagtgctttctattggctaaacaaaaaccCCCGAAGCTAAAAAATGCTTGTAATACGCTTCTAAAAATGCTCCAAAACTCTTTAAAAGCTGCTCTGCTCATGTATAAAtgcagcctaaagcctcgtacacacgatcgggttttccGACggtaattgtgtgatggcaggatgttgttgcataatctgaccgtttgtatgctccatcggaattttcgacaacaaatgtgggatagcatgctt
This genomic window contains:
- the BCL2 gene encoding apoptosis regulator Bcl-2, which gives rise to MANPRRGGYDHREIVVKYIHYKLSQRGYEWEEGRHLTVALSEASAAANNNSFNVEEVSVTPGGPTGHPPASNLPAASSSDDETPSDETPSDAPVLDNAPAAHRSTTSAASSVPLPQAEVDLSQRDLNAPQDANQPLDDNNEEYVPLQPLPRELFQTLRRAGDEFSGMYQQDFRHISGLLHLTPSTVRLRFAAVVEELFHDGINWGRIVAFFEFGGVMCVESVNREMSPLVDSIVGWMTDYLDRHLQNWIQEQGGWEAFVELYGSSVRPPFDPSWLSIKTILSIAVVGACITLGAYLGHK